The genome window AGCGACAGGTCGATTGGAACGACATACACAGCGTCCGCTTCAGTTAATTCTGATCAATAATCCGGGTTGACCCGATCAGGAAGTGCGGCTGTTTTTAACCAGCCGTTTGGCGGCCCCGGGAATGCGCGATGGTTGTTTGATCAGATCGCGCACCTTCTCGCCGGTGGTGCGTAGGTCGGGATGGGCACGCGCGTACCAAAAATCGTTCCACAACTCGTTGGCCTCGCAGCAGATCTGCTCGAGCTGCTCTGCACTCAACTCATCGGTGCGCACCACAGCACTGCGAAATCCGTCATAGCGCGAAAAGTCGCTCTGGACGATCTTGCCCTCGGCGCTGAGCATGCGGTGGTAGCGGCTGCCGGGAAACGGCGTGGCAATAGTGAACTGTAACGACTCCGGCGCCAGCTCCAGCGCCAGGTCGATGGTGCTGCGGGCCGTATCGATCGTCTCACCGGGCAGTCCGAACATGAACGTCAGGTGCGTGCTGATCCCCAGCTCGTGAGACAGCCGAACCATCCGCTTGACCTTGTCCAAGTCCAGCCGCTTGTCGCAAGTTCTAATCAGGTCGGGCGATGCGCTCTCCACGCCGTATTTGAGGCTGTGCAGCCCTGACTCGCGCAGGGCGGTCAGCAGCTGCTCGTCCATCAGGTCGGCGCGGGCCATGATCGCCCAGGGCACGCCGATGCGACGGCGCTTGATTTCATCGGCGATCATCAGCGTCCGTTTGCGGTCGATGTTAAACGTGTCGTCGTCAAAGTAGACCGACTTGAATCCGGCGCGCCGCACCAGCCATTCCATCTCGTCGACAGTGTCGACAACGCTGCGCTTGCGGTAGCGACGGCTGCCGTACATGATCTGCGGCCAAGCGCAGAAGATACAGCCAAACGGGCAGCCGCGGCTGGACCACATCTGTACGCTGGGACGCGGGATGTACCCAGGCTCGTCGTGGTAATCGTGCATCGGCAGGAAGTGCCGCGCGGGCCAGGGCAGACTGTCCAGATCCTCGATCAACGGTCGGCGCTTCTCGACCTGTACATCGCCGTTGCGGCGATGCACCAGACCGCGGCAGCCGTCGAGCTGTGCACCGGACTCCAAGCGTTGCACCAGTTCGAGCAGCGTTGTCTCGTACTCGCCGATCAGCACCATGTCGACCGCGTTGTGCTCTGCGAGGAATTCGGGTTCGTACATGTAGCTGTGTAGGCCGCACAGGCCGATCTTCGCTCCCGGCAAACGGTTGTGCAGCTCGGAAACGTGGCGTAGGTCAACATCAATGCT of Candidatus Alcyoniella australis contains these proteins:
- a CDS encoding radical SAM protein, with product MKILLANAPWSKPGFYGVRAGSRWPHFEAENLEYMPFPFFMAYATALLERHGYDVSLIDAVAEALDEQTFYARVEQFAPELIVLEVSTISIDVDLRHVSELHNRLPGAKIGLCGLHSYMYEPEFLAEHNAVDMVLIGEYETTLLELVQRLESGAQLDGCRGLVHRRNGDVQVEKRRPLIEDLDSLPWPARHFLPMHDYHDEPGYIPRPSVQMWSSRGCPFGCIFCAWPQIMYGSRRYRKRSVVDTVDEMEWLVRRAGFKSVYFDDDTFNIDRKRTLMIADEIKRRRIGVPWAIMARADLMDEQLLTALRESGLHSLKYGVESASPDLIRTCDKRLDLDKVKRMVRLSHELGISTHLTFMFGLPGETIDTARSTIDLALELAPESLQFTIATPFPGSRYHRMLSAEGKIVQSDFSRYDGFRSAVVRTDELSAEQLEQICCEANELWNDFWYARAHPDLRTTGEKVRDLIKQPSRIPGAAKRLVKNSRTS